One window of Acipenser ruthenus chromosome 52, fAciRut3.2 maternal haplotype, whole genome shotgun sequence genomic DNA carries:
- the LOC131723048 gene encoding GTPase IMAP family member 7-like — protein MRDNTELRIVLLGKTGVGKSAAGNTILGRREFDSKLSATSITNKCKKGTAEVSGRHIAVIDTPGLFDTELTADQIKQEIEKCISLSAPGPHALLLVLQVGQYTQREREAVKIILGERAARYMMVLFTHEDSLEDGMTIEKYIEGVKGDLQQLIDECGGRYHVFNNKDKSNTAQAIELVKEIEAMVECNCGRFYTMEMYNKAAASTSQNVEMEEK, from the exons ATGAGagacaacacag AGTTGAGGATTGTGCTGCTTGGGAAGACTGGAGTTgggaagagtgcagcaggaaacaccatcctgggaaGAAGGGAGTTTGATTCAAAACTCAGCGCCACTTCCATAACTAATAAGTGTAAGAAGGGCACGGCAGAAGTTTCTGGGAGACACATAGCTGTGATTGACACTCCCGGTCTGTTTGACACAGAGCTCACTGCTGATCAGATTAAACAGGAGATTGAGAAATGTATctctctgtctgccccgggaccccacgctttgcTGTTGGTTCTACAGGTGGGCcaatacacacagagagagagggaagcagtGAAGATTATTTTGGGTGAGCGTGCTGCCAGATACATGATGGTTCTTTTCACCCATGAAGACAGTCTGGAAGATGGCATGACAATTGAGAAATACATTGAGGGAGTCAAAGGGGATCTCCAGCAGCTTATTGATGAATGTGGGGGCAGGTATCATGTCTTTAACAATAAAGACAAGAGCAATACAGCTCAAGCTATTGAACTGGTCAAGGAAATAGAGGCGATGGTGGAATGTAATTGTGGGAGGTTTTACACCATGGAGATGTACAATAAGGCAGCTGCATCCACCAGTCAAAATGTAGAAATGGAGGAAAAGTGA